Below is a window of Anaerolineae bacterium DNA.
AAAAATACTACCACCGCGATTCGGTGGTTATCCACCCGCCGGTAGACACCAGCCGTTTTCGCCCGTGCCCCAAACCGGCCGGCGACTACTACTTCATTGTCTCCCGCCTGATTCCCTATAAACGGATTGACCTGGCCGTGCAGGCTTGCAGCCGCGCAGGCAAACGTCTTATTATTGTAGGAGATGGCCGGGACCGGGCTGCGCTGGAAGCGATGGCCGGCCCCACGGTTGAATTTAAAGGCCGTTTGCCCTGGCCCCAAACCGCCCACTTAATGGCTCACTGCCGGGCCTTTATCTTCCCCGGTTATGAAGATTTTGGCATTACCCCCCTGGAGGCCCAGGCCGCGGGTCGGCCGGTGATTGCCTTTGGGCAGGGTGGCGTATTGGATACCGTCATCCAGGGTGAAACAGGTCTCTTTTTCCGAGAACAGTCGGTTGAGGCTTTGCTGGTCGCCATTAAACAATTTGAAACCATGTCTTTTAACCCTGCTGCTGCCCGCGCCAACGCCGAACGTTTTGGCATAGCCCGATTCAAACGGGAATTGGGAAATTTTGTAGCCGAGAAATGGCAAGAGTTTGGGGAAGGCAGGGAACAGGCCTAACAAACGCCTAATCCATATTTTCTAAGCCAGAACTTGACCCCCATTCCCCCGGGTGACGGCTGCCGGAGAATATCTTCGTTTTGAGCAATAGCAGCCAACCAAGACCCACCACAATAAAACTA
It encodes the following:
- a CDS encoding glycosyltransferase, with the protein product MKVALAHDWLNQMGGAENVLEQMVALYPGAPVFTTIYAPNMMPPAYRDWDIRSTWLNCAPGIHRHHQPYLPLYPLAVQSMDVSGYDVILSNKSGFIHGLRYPAQQLHICYCLAPTRYVWDYRSYAAREGFGSWLGPALKPIITRLQKWDFEAAQPPLAASYPRLEKQRGVHHFIAISREIQSRIKKYYHRDSVVIHPPVDTSRFRPCPKPAGDYYFIVSRLIPYKRIDLAVQACSRAGKRLIIVGDGRDRAALEAMAGPTVEFKGRLPWPQTAHLMAHCRAFIFPGYEDFGITPLEAQAAGRPVIAFGQGGVLDTVIQGETGLFFREQSVEALLVAIKQFETMSFNPAAARANAERFGIARFKRELGNFVAEKWQEFGEGREQA